The Candidatus Zymogenus saltonus genome has a window encoding:
- a CDS encoding DUF58 domain-containing protein, whose product MSDFTRRTKKWLIRFITPPRTLKITKVGWYFIALTFAVGFAAVNSGNNLLYIILGAMLSFIVASGVMSNIALRDLVITREISDRAFAKTPTLYRFGVKNKKRFFPSYLILLKDEAPFMTGGFLTYLGPKGEEFPVVEALFPKRGPFALGNVAVSTSFPFGLFTKGMKRSIDEEILVLPRIREVDPEGFDLRGWEGEVVVSKSGHGGEPWGVTEYFPGDNPRHIHWRSTAKRGDIMRKEFAEESERKITIRLIVSDSNSEDEIEYKIEAAASVAVRFIRGDYAVGLIIGSEFLKPAKGMGQLEKILEALALFSPGRVTAAPPVIDEADTGAIIDV is encoded by the coding sequence ATGTCTGACTTTACCCGCCGAACAAAAAAATGGCTGATTAGGTTCATCACACCGCCGCGAACCCTCAAGATCACGAAGGTGGGATGGTACTTTATCGCCCTTACCTTTGCGGTGGGGTTTGCCGCCGTAAACTCCGGAAACAACCTCCTCTACATCATCCTCGGCGCCATGCTCTCCTTTATCGTGGCGTCAGGCGTCATGTCCAACATTGCCCTCAGAGACCTCGTAATTACAAGGGAAATATCGGATCGGGCCTTTGCAAAGACCCCGACCCTCTACCGGTTCGGCGTGAAAAACAAGAAGAGGTTCTTCCCGTCGTACCTTATCCTGCTTAAGGACGAGGCGCCCTTTATGACAGGGGGTTTTCTCACGTATTTGGGGCCCAAGGGGGAGGAGTTTCCCGTGGTGGAGGCTCTATTTCCGAAGCGAGGCCCTTTTGCTCTCGGCAACGTGGCGGTCTCAACGAGCTTCCCATTTGGGCTCTTCACCAAGGGGATGAAGAGGAGCATAGATGAAGAGATCCTCGTCCTCCCGAGGATCAGGGAGGTTGATCCGGAGGGGTTCGATCTCAGGGGGTGGGAGGGCGAGGTGGTCGTAAGCAAGTCCGGTCACGGGGGGGAGCCCTGGGGGGTTACCGAGTATTTCCCGGGGGACAATCCGAGACATATCCACTGGAGGAGCACTGCGAAGAGAGGTGATATAATGAGAAAGGAGTTTGCCGAGGAGAGCGAGCGGAAGATCACGATAAGGCTCATCGTATCGGACAGTAACTCGGAGGACGAGATCGAGTACAAGATCGAGGCGGCCGCATCCGTGGCGGTCCGCTTTATCAGGGGTGACTACGCCGTCGGGCTGATTATCGGGAGCGAATTTCTAAAGCCGGCCAAGGGGATGGGACAGCTTGAAAAGATCCTCGAGGCGCTGGCCCTCTTCAGCCCTGGAAGGGTAACGGCCGCCCCGCCCGTGATCGACGAGGCGGATACTGGGGCGATAATCGATGTCTGA
- a CDS encoding DUF3488 domain-containing protein, translated as MEGLRRTFKILTFAVCTSGFAAMLFTGELGLLEHAAIFSSLIVGWFWGERLSKIPRAAGVATASIIAILFLSVIGLFFFHRSFVTTTISFLIYVQAVRILFLSEMRHHLQVYMISLASVLAATILTFSPLFLLSFLVYLFLATGTMITYNFIQNIESNNRLRNREDDFPVDLKGSSLLTIAAATTSFILIFSAFLFIFFPRISAGFLPSELVEPVRVSGFSKNVELGEVGSLKVSSAVVMRVVVDKGEMEKAGVKDVYLRGTAFDVFDGRYWEKTDYRKNVMRRIGMTFISGGEVSGTTVNQEFFLEPTDGRVLFSMTEPVSFEGPFFNLLEDRYGTVETRRFFNDKLRYRVRSVINPVRVKETYLTPGETKAYLQLPGNIDGRIRPLVDEITEGAETDEIEAERIKDYLLNNLSYDLDPGDAGDDPLAAFLFVNKKGYCEHFATAMVMMLRSAGIRSRLVTGFLAGDYNEYGSFYTVRASDAHAWVEAYFKGKGWVTLDPTPPAGLVMLKEVSAIGRLFENLKMKWNIYIVNYEMIDQMEMIKDVRDISIKGRNSVSDLREKTGGWISGMKEEGRAFLLPIIGVVIIFIVAIIVYVVVSFVFSKDSFSKRKGEGAVRAYLDALNLLSKKGVSRDRLMTPGEFGDLVKERLPDLEDDFSSLNGAYLAERFGDVEPYGETTEDALRSLANIRERLKWSGGK; from the coding sequence ATGGAAGGTCTGAGAAGGACGTTCAAGATACTCACTTTCGCCGTTTGCACCTCCGGTTTCGCGGCGATGTTGTTCACCGGAGAGCTGGGGCTCCTTGAGCACGCGGCCATCTTCTCGTCGCTGATAGTCGGCTGGTTCTGGGGCGAGAGGCTCTCCAAGATTCCCAGGGCCGCGGGCGTGGCCACCGCCTCCATCATAGCTATCCTCTTCCTCTCGGTGATCGGCCTCTTCTTTTTTCACCGCTCCTTTGTAACCACGACAATAAGCTTTCTCATCTACGTCCAGGCGGTGAGGATCCTCTTTTTGAGCGAGATGAGGCACCACCTTCAGGTATATATGATAAGCCTCGCCTCCGTCCTTGCGGCGACGATCCTAACCTTTTCGCCCCTTTTCCTGCTCTCATTTCTGGTGTATCTCTTCCTGGCCACGGGCACGATGATCACATACAATTTTATCCAGAATATCGAATCGAACAATCGTTTGAGAAATAGAGAGGACGACTTTCCGGTTGACCTGAAGGGCTCGTCCCTCTTGACAATAGCGGCCGCTACCACATCATTCATACTCATTTTCTCGGCCTTTCTCTTTATCTTTTTCCCCCGTATCTCCGCCGGCTTCCTCCCTTCGGAGCTTGTCGAGCCGGTTCGCGTATCCGGCTTCTCGAAGAATGTGGAGCTGGGGGAGGTGGGAAGCCTGAAGGTCAGCTCGGCCGTCGTCATGAGGGTCGTTGTCGACAAGGGGGAGATGGAAAAGGCGGGTGTAAAAGACGTCTATCTTCGCGGCACCGCCTTTGACGTTTTCGACGGGAGATATTGGGAAAAAACGGACTACCGGAAAAACGTCATGAGAAGGATCGGCATGACCTTTATCAGCGGCGGAGAGGTCTCCGGGACGACAGTTAACCAGGAATTTTTCCTGGAGCCGACGGACGGCAGGGTCCTCTTTTCGATGACGGAGCCGGTCTCCTTCGAGGGGCCGTTTTTCAACCTCCTCGAAGACAGGTACGGCACGGTCGAGACGAGGAGGTTTTTCAACGACAAGTTGAGGTACAGGGTGAGGTCGGTGATTAATCCCGTCAGGGTAAAGGAGACCTATCTCACGCCCGGCGAGACAAAGGCCTATCTTCAGCTGCCGGGCAATATCGACGGGAGGATAAGGCCCCTAGTCGATGAGATTACGGAGGGGGCCGAAACCGACGAGATTGAGGCGGAGCGGATAAAAGATTATCTTCTCAATAATCTCTCGTACGATCTAGATCCTGGGGATGCGGGGGACGATCCCCTGGCCGCCTTCCTTTTCGTGAACAAGAAGGGCTACTGCGAGCACTTCGCAACGGCGATGGTGATGATGCTGAGGAGCGCCGGGATAAGGTCGAGGCTCGTCACCGGGTTTCTCGCCGGGGACTACAACGAGTACGGCTCTTTCTACACGGTGAGGGCGAGCGACGCCCACGCCTGGGTGGAGGCGTATTTTAAGGGGAAGGGGTGGGTAACTCTCGACCCGACCCCGCCGGCCGGGCTCGTTATGTTGAAGGAGGTGTCGGCGATAGGCAGGCTTTTCGAAAATCTCAAGATGAAGTGGAACATATATATCGTCAATTACGAGATGATCGACCAGATGGAGATGATCAAGGATGTAAGGGACATCTCGATAAAGGGGAGAAACAGCGTGTCCGACCTGAGAGAAAAGACGGGCGGCTGGATTTCGGGAATGAAAGAGGAGGGGAGGGCCTTTCTCCTCCCGATCATTGGTGTAGTAATTATCTTTATTGTAGCTATTATCGTCTATGTAGTAGTTTCTTTTGTGTTTTCCAAGGACAGCTTCTCGAAAAGAAAAGGGGAGGGGGCCGTCCGGGCGTATTTGGATGCGCTGAATCTCCTCTCCAAAAAGGGAGTGAGCAGAGATAGGTTAATGACTCCAGGGGAGTTCGGCGATCTGGTCAAAGAAAGGCTCCCGGACCTCGAAGACGATTTTTCATCCCTCAACGGGGCCTATCTGGCCGAACGCTTCGGGGACGTGGAACCCTACGGGGAGACCACCGAAGACGCCCTTCGCTCCCTTGCCAACATCAGGGAAAGGCTCAAGTGGAGCGGGGGAAAATAG
- a CDS encoding glucose 1-dehydrogenase, with the protein MGKDTFSLKGKNVLVTGGSRGIGISLALGFADAGAENIAICSRKEDTLLDAKGKIEERGAKVIAVPAHLGKLEDIDGLFEKIKGEMGTLDILVNNVGMNIFTPAVTDADESLWDKIIDTNLKSVFLVSQRGARMMKDAGKGGKIINISTVAARRATPGLGIYGVAKAGVEMLTKVLAQELAPFNIQVNAIALAMIKTKFSEPLWSNPDILKQIAATNPMGRIGDPEEVVGAALFLASEASSFVTGSVILLDGGTTA; encoded by the coding sequence ATGGGAAAAGATACTTTTTCACTTAAGGGTAAAAACGTCCTCGTAACGGGGGGTAGCCGCGGGATCGGCATCTCGCTGGCGCTGGGGTTTGCGGATGCCGGGGCGGAAAATATCGCCATTTGTTCCAGGAAGGAGGACACGCTTCTCGATGCAAAGGGCAAAATAGAGGAGAGGGGGGCGAAGGTCATCGCCGTTCCCGCCCACCTGGGCAAGTTGGAGGATATAGACGGCCTGTTTGAAAAGATAAAGGGGGAGATGGGAACGCTCGATATTCTGGTAAACAACGTGGGGATGAATATCTTTACCCCCGCGGTCACCGATGCGGACGAGTCGCTCTGGGACAAGATAATCGACACCAACCTCAAGTCGGTCTTTCTGGTCAGCCAGAGGGGCGCCAGGATGATGAAGGATGCGGGGAAGGGGGGAAAGATCATCAATATCAGCACGGTCGCCGCGAGGAGGGCAACGCCGGGCCTCGGGATATATGGAGTGGCCAAGGCGGGGGTGGAGATGCTGACAAAGGTGCTGGCGCAGGAGCTGGCCCCCTTCAACATTCAGGTCAACGCCATCGCCCTCGCTATGATAAAGACGAAGTTCTCGGAGCCGCTCTGGTCGAATCCGGATATTTTAAAGCAGATTGCCGCCACAAATCCGATGGGGAGGATAGGCGACCCGGAAGAGGTTGTGGGGGCCGCTCTCTTTCTGGCGTCCGAGGCGTCGAGCTTCGTGACCGGGAGCGTAATACTCCTCGACGGGGGGACGACCGCTTAA
- a CDS encoding creatininase family protein, with amino-acid sequence MIIEQMTTVDFSKGLKKTRTVIVPMGSIEEHGPHLPMNTDILHAYEIAKKAADKVPVFVAPPINFGVCRSTADFPGTVAVRSTTLVAVVLDVVDSLYRHGIKNFILYSGHAGMNHVAAILDAADQIMNKYDDTRFSVITDLELTDAEFFKLVETPADSHAGEIETSLIMSLAPELVGEPAEPDFPKFPKPFLVRDTQEYWKTGVWGDPKRAGREKGDKMVEILVRNLVRLVEEIGG; translated from the coding sequence ATGATAATCGAGCAGATGACCACGGTAGATTTTTCCAAGGGATTAAAAAAGACCAGAACGGTAATCGTCCCCATGGGTTCCATCGAGGAGCACGGCCCGCACCTCCCCATGAACACCGATATCCTCCACGCCTACGAGATCGCAAAGAAGGCGGCGGATAAGGTGCCGGTTTTTGTGGCGCCGCCCATCAACTTCGGTGTGTGCCGGAGCACGGCGGATTTCCCCGGCACGGTGGCGGTCAGGTCTACGACGCTCGTTGCTGTAGTCCTTGACGTGGTCGATTCCCTCTACAGGCACGGCATAAAAAATTTCATCCTCTACTCCGGACACGCGGGGATGAACCACGTTGCGGCAATCCTTGACGCCGCGGACCAGATAATGAACAAATACGACGATACGAGATTTTCGGTTATAACCGACCTGGAGCTGACCGACGCCGAGTTTTTCAAGCTTGTCGAGACTCCGGCGGACTCCCACGCCGGGGAGATCGAGACCTCCTTGATCATGAGTCTTGCCCCGGAGCTTGTGGGAGAGCCGGCCGAGCCCGATTTCCCGAAGTTCCCGAAGCCGTTTTTGGTAAGAGATACACAAGAGTACTGGAAGACGGGGGTCTGGGGCGATCCGAAGCGCGCCGGCAGGGAGAAGGGCGACAAGATGGTCGAGATACTCGTCAGGAATCTCGTGCGTTTGGTAGAGGAGATTGGCGGCTGA